A window of Ananas comosus cultivar F153 linkage group 4, ASM154086v1, whole genome shotgun sequence contains these coding sequences:
- the LOC109708962 gene encoding peroxisome biogenesis protein 6-like isoform X1 gives MVEGLFKWQDDTKNHFKAKIKLLLELLIRKCGLDAVKAVMPEEHMKLLTNIRKIKDRKERKAKSSDDGELFTARTSISRWSVFLVASKFLSLLSSWESQEIIWKISSTSSMPIEDNNGVDKYETKHLGREDFSRALERSKKRNASTLGTPKLPLMHKHLFSSGLRKRSGVLLYGPPGTGKLRLASRRLNRRRK, from the exons ATGGTCGAGGGATTGTTCAAGTGGCAAGATGATACGAAGAATCACTTTAAAGCCAAG ATCAAGTTGCTTCTTGAGCTGCTGATCAGGAAATGTGGTTTGGATGCTGTTAAAGCAGTTATGCCTGAAGAACATATGAAACTGCTAACCAACATAAGGAAG ATTAAGGACCGAAAAGAACGGAAGGCCAAATCTTCAGACGATGGAGAGTTGTTTACAGCAAGAACAAGTATCTCAAG GTGGTCGGTGTTCCTGGTAGCTTCGAAATTCCTGTCGTTGCTCAGCAGCTGGGAAAGTCAGGAGATCATCTGGAAGATTAGTAGTACAAGCTCTATGCCCATTGAAGATAACAATGGTGTTGATAAGTATGAAACCAAGCACTTAGGAAGGGAAGATTTTTCAAGAGCTTTGGAACgatcaaagaaaagaaatgctTCTACACTTGGTACCCCAAAA TTGCCTCTCATGCACAAACATTTATTTTCATCTGGATTGCGCAAGCGATCAGGCGTTTTGCTTTATGGACCACCAGGGACAGGGAAG CTGAGGCTCGCATCGCGGAGGCTGAATCGGCGAAGAAAATGA
- the LOC109708962 gene encoding peroxisome biogenesis protein 6-like isoform X2, whose amino-acid sequence MVEGLFKWQDDTKNHFKAKIKLLLELLIRKCGLDAVKAVMPEEHMKLLTNIRKIKDRKERKAKSSDDGELFTARTSISRWSVFLVASKFLSLLSSWESQEIIWKISSTSSMPIEDNNGVDKYETKHLGREDFSRALERSKKRNASTLGTPKLPLMHKHLFSSGLRKRSGVLLYGPPGTGKGWPF is encoded by the exons ATGGTCGAGGGATTGTTCAAGTGGCAAGATGATACGAAGAATCACTTTAAAGCCAAG ATCAAGTTGCTTCTTGAGCTGCTGATCAGGAAATGTGGTTTGGATGCTGTTAAAGCAGTTATGCCTGAAGAACATATGAAACTGCTAACCAACATAAGGAAG ATTAAGGACCGAAAAGAACGGAAGGCCAAATCTTCAGACGATGGAGAGTTGTTTACAGCAAGAACAAGTATCTCAAG GTGGTCGGTGTTCCTGGTAGCTTCGAAATTCCTGTCGTTGCTCAGCAGCTGGGAAAGTCAGGAGATCATCTGGAAGATTAGTAGTACAAGCTCTATGCCCATTGAAGATAACAATGGTGTTGATAAGTATGAAACCAAGCACTTAGGAAGGGAAGATTTTTCAAGAGCTTTGGAACgatcaaagaaaagaaatgctTCTACACTTGGTACCCCAAAA TTGCCTCTCATGCACAAACATTTATTTTCATCTGGATTGCGCAAGCGATCAGGCGTTTTGCTTTATGGACCACCAGGGACAGGGAAG GGATGGCCTTTTTGA
- the LOC109708962 gene encoding peroxisome biogenesis protein 6-like isoform X3, with translation MVEGLFKWQDDTKNHFKAKIKLLLELLIRKCGLDAVKAVMPEEHMKLLTNIRKIKDRKERKAKSSDDGELFTARTSISRWSVFLVASKFLSLLSSWESQEIIWKISSTSSMPIEDNNGVDKYETKHLGREDFSRALERSKKRNASTLGTPKLPLMHKHLFSSGLRKRSGVLLYGPPGTGKGWPF, from the exons ATGGTCGAGGGATTGTTCAAGTGGCAAGATGATACGAAGAATCACTTTAAAGCCAAG ATCAAGTTGCTTCTTGAGCTGCTGATCAGGAAATGTGGTTTGGATGCTGTTAAAGCAGTTATGCCTGAAGAACATATGAAACTGCTAACCAACATAAGGAAG ATTAAGGACCGAAAAGAACGGAAGGCCAAATCTTCAGACGATGGAGAGTTGTTTACAGCAAGAACAAGTATCTCAAG GTGGTCGGTGTTCCTGGTAGCTTCGAAATTCCTGTCGTTGCTCAGCAGCTGGGAAAGTCAGGAGATCATCTGGAAGATTAGTAGTACAAGCTCTATGCCCATTGAAGATAACAATGGTGTTGATAAGTATGAAACCAAGCACTTAGGAAGGGAAGATTTTTCAAGAGCTTTGGAACgatcaaagaaaagaaatgctTCTACACTTGGTACCCCAAAA TTGCCTCTCATGCACAAACATTTATTTTCATCTGGATTGCGCAAGCGATCAGGCGTTTTGCTTTATGGACCACCAGGGACAGGGAAG
- the LOC109708962 gene encoding ribosomal RNA-processing protein 12-like isoform X4, with translation MVEGLFKWQDDTKNHFKAKIKLLLELLIRKCGLDAVKAVMPEEHMKLLTNIRKIKDRKERKAKSSDDGELFTARTSISRARLWTCLERRNSRRPAVAVGIPHTSLIEVVGVPGSFEIPVVAQQLGKSGDHLED, from the exons ATGGTCGAGGGATTGTTCAAGTGGCAAGATGATACGAAGAATCACTTTAAAGCCAAG ATCAAGTTGCTTCTTGAGCTGCTGATCAGGAAATGTGGTTTGGATGCTGTTAAAGCAGTTATGCCTGAAGAACATATGAAACTGCTAACCAACATAAGGAAG ATTAAGGACCGAAAAGAACGGAAGGCCAAATCTTCAGACGATGGAGAGTTGTTTACAGCAAGAACAAGTATCTCAAG GGCTAGGCTATGGACATGCTTAGAAAGGCGTAACTCGCGAAGGCCAGCTGTCGCAGTAGGGATTCCACACACCTCCCTGATCGAG GTGGTCGGTGTTCCTGGTAGCTTCGAAATTCCTGTCGTTGCTCAGCAGCTGGGAAAGTCAGGAGATCATCTGGAAGATTAG